A window from Triticum aestivum cultivar Chinese Spring chromosome 6D, IWGSC CS RefSeq v2.1, whole genome shotgun sequence encodes these proteins:
- the LOC123143403 gene encoding rac-like GTP-binding protein 6 encodes MSASRFIKCVTVGDGAVGKTCMLISYTSNTFPTDYVPTVFDNFSANVVVDGNTVNLGLWDTAGQEDYNRLRPLSYRGADVFLLAFSLISKASYENVSKKWIPELKHYAPGVPIILVGTKLDLRDDKQFFVDHPGAVPITTAQGEELKKLIGAPYYIECSSKTQLNVKGVFDAAIKVVLAPPKAKKKKKAQRGACSIL; translated from the exons ATGAGCGCGTCCAGGTTCATAAAGTGCGTCACCGTGGGGGACGGCGCCGTCGGCAAGACTTGCATGCTCATCTCCTACACCTCCAACACCTTCCCCACC GACTATGTGCCAACGGTGTTTGACAACTTCAGTGCTAATGTTGTGGTTGATGGCAACACTGTCAACCTCGGGCTATGGGATACTGCAG GTCAGGAGGACTACAACAGACTGAGACCGCTGAGTTATCGTGGAGCTGATGTCTTCCTTCTGGCCTTCTCGCTTATCAGCAAGGCCAGCTATGAGAATGTTTCAAAGAAG TGGATACCTGAGCTGAAGCATTATGCACCAGGTGTGCCTATTATCCTTGTGGGAACAAAGCTTG ATCTTCGAGATGACAAGCAGTTCTTTGTGGACCATCCTGGTGCTGTTCCTATCACTACTGCTCAG GGGGAGGAACTAAAAAAGTTAATAGGCGCACCCTACTACATCGAATGCAGCTCAAAGACCCAACTA AATGTCAAGGGTGTATTTGATGCGGCAATAAAGGTGGTACTTGCGCCACCAAaggcaaagaagaagaaaaaggcgcAGAGGGGGGCTTGCTCCATCTTGTGA